The following proteins are co-located in the Nerophis ophidion isolate RoL-2023_Sa linkage group LG04, RoL_Noph_v1.0, whole genome shotgun sequence genome:
- the LOC133551575 gene encoding palmitoyltransferase ZDHHC23-A-like yields the protein MKWEKLKPPEPDDQMCCCECDVFQCGCCCCDCDDVDQAFNRWLRDRTPKAGCHSALLGALIDHLEISIVPALVLLPLLMRVAALHYLLGIMTLTALPGLVLWLYYATHRRKRRTLFFLTLALNSLAYTYYLFITEILPRGDVSRIQLCSLTAGVILTIASLVRTKRGPGFVRTEAVEYWPHASVQSEASSCAGATSQFPTGSGRCSWCPVCKIRRPPRAGHCRTCGACVQRLDHHCVWINSCVGQANHRSFLLTVCVFLLTSLYGIGLVLHSLCPQQYLVSALFYCPGVYTQSSSALCFTCAWYGVIVTGGLLYLLVAQVMNISFNVTEREAQLALRNNTGQRRLCGLAVATGTNSRGLYQNWVDFLTMADASASPCSGPTVVV from the exons ATGAAATGGGAGAAGTTGAAGCCTCCAGAACCAGACGACCAAATGTGTTGTTGTGAGTGTGATGTCTTCCAGTGTGGATGTTGTTGTTGCGACTGTGACGACGTGGACCAGGCCTTTAACAg ATGGTTGCGGGACCGGACACCAAAAGCTGGATGTCACTCTGCTCTCCTGGGGGCCTTGATTGACCACCTGGAGATCTCCATTGTTCCAGCGCTGGTTCTCCTGCCGCTCCTGATGCGTGTGGCGGCGCTGCACTACCTGCTGGGCATCATGACCCTGACGGCTCTGCCCGGCCTGGTGCTGTGGCTCTACTACGCCACCCACAGGAGGAAGAGACGCACACTCTTCTTCCTCACCCTGGCGCTCAACTCTCTGGCCTACACCTACTACCTCTTCATCACGGAGATTCTTCCTCGTGGGGACGTGAGCCGCATCCAGCTGTGCTCCCTGACCGCCGGGGTGATCCTGACTATCGCTTCGCTGGTTCGGACCAAGAGAGGTCCGGGATTTGTCAGGACTGAAGCTGTTGAGTATTGGCCACACGCTAGCGTCCAATCAGAGGCGTCCTCTTGCGCAGGCGCAACATCACAGTTTCCCACAGGAAGTGGACGATGCAGCTGGTGTCCTGTGTGCAAAATTAGGCGACCACCTCGGGCGGGACATTGTAGGACATGCGGAGCTTGCGTCCAACGCCTGGATCACCACTGTGTCTG GATAAACAGTTGTGTAGGACAGGCTAACCACCGCAGCTTCCTGTTGACCGTGTGCGTGTTCCTGCTGACATCTCTGTACGGCATCGGCCTGGTGCTGCACAGCCTGTGTCCTCAACAGTATCTGGTCAGCGCGCTCTTCTACTGCCCAGGTGTCTACACTCAGTCCAG CTCAGCGCTCTGCTTCACGTGTGCCTGGTACGGCGTCATCGTAACTGGCGGCCTGCTGTACCTGCTGGTGGCGCAGGTGATGAATATTAGTTTCAACGTGACAGAGCGAGAGGCTCAGCTGGCCCTGAGGAACAACACGGGCCAGAGACGCCTGTGCGGGCTCGCCGTCGCCACGGGAACGAATTCACGAGGCCTCTACCAGAACTGGGTTGACTTCCTCACTATGGCCGACGCCTCGGCGTCTCCTTGCTCAGGCCCCACTGTAGTGGTCTAG